The Enterococcus sp. 7F3_DIV0205 genome has a window encoding:
- a CDS encoding PSP1 domain-containing protein, producing MVEVVGVRFREAGHIYYFAPGKSEYFYNDKVLVESQQSKQLATVAIPKKSIDPEDLPEDLKPILNKASETDLEKEQKNVDDAKAALSVAKEKIRAHELEMKLIRVEYTFDRSKMVFYFTADGRIDFRELVKDLAAIFRTRIELRQIGVRDEAKILGGIGPCGRQLCCSTFLGDFMPVSIKMAKDQGLSLNPVKISGLCGRLMCCLKYENDEYEAAKKELPDYGKEVITPDGKGRVVGLNLLSRIVKVRLVGREIAVEYDYEEIKEATEKAQAEKGDHNG from the coding sequence ATGGTAGAAGTAGTAGGAGTTCGCTTCCGTGAAGCAGGTCATATCTATTATTTTGCTCCTGGAAAATCAGAGTATTTTTACAATGATAAAGTGCTTGTGGAATCACAGCAATCTAAACAGCTTGCCACAGTTGCGATACCGAAAAAATCTATTGATCCGGAAGACTTACCCGAGGATTTAAAACCCATTTTAAATAAAGCATCAGAAACTGATTTAGAGAAAGAACAAAAAAATGTGGATGATGCAAAAGCTGCACTAAGTGTGGCCAAAGAGAAAATTCGAGCGCATGAATTAGAGATGAAATTGATTCGTGTTGAATATACATTTGACCGCAGCAAAATGGTTTTTTATTTTACAGCAGATGGTCGAATCGACTTCCGTGAACTAGTAAAAGATTTAGCAGCAATTTTTCGTACAAGAATCGAATTACGCCAAATCGGTGTGAGAGATGAAGCGAAGATTTTAGGTGGAATCGGTCCTTGTGGCAGACAATTATGCTGTTCGACTTTTTTAGGTGATTTTATGCCAGTCTCGATCAAAATGGCAAAAGATCAAGGCTTATCATTAAATCCAGTAAAAATTTCTGGTTTATGCGGGCGCTTGATGTGTTGCTTGAAATACGAAAATGATGAATACGAAGCTGCGAAGAAAGAATTACCAGACTATGGTAAAGAAGTGATCACACCAGATGGCAAGGGGCGAGTAGTCGGGTTGAATTTATTGAGCCGTATCGTCAAAGTTCGTTTAGTTGGACGTGAAATTGCAGTAGAATATGATTATGAAGAAATCAAAGAAGCAACAGAAAAAGCTCAAGCCGAAAAAGGTGATCACAATGGATAA
- a CDS encoding DNA replication initiation control protein YabA, with the protein MDKRSLYDGLSSLETDLQGTLGQLSEIKEALHELVEKNTTLEIENQRLREHLQELTKLASDPNDPAKQELSKSRMNLEKLYEEGFHVCNILYGSRRENDEECAFCLDVIYGERYK; encoded by the coding sequence ATGGATAAACGTTCTTTATATGATGGTCTGAGTTCTTTAGAGACGGATCTACAAGGAACTTTGGGACAATTATCAGAGATTAAAGAAGCACTTCATGAGTTAGTTGAAAAAAATACAACTCTTGAAATCGAAAATCAACGCTTACGTGAACATTTGCAGGAGTTGACTAAATTAGCTAGCGATCCAAATGATCCAGCTAAGCAGGAACTTTCTAAATCTCGTATGAATTTGGAAAAGCTTTATGAAGAAGGATTTCATGTCTGCAATATTTTATATGGTTCACGTCGTGAAAATGATGAAGAATGTGCTTTTTGTTTAGATGTTATTTATGGAGAGAGATACAAATAA